One genomic region from Thunnus maccoyii chromosome 16, fThuMac1.1, whole genome shotgun sequence encodes:
- the atp6v1c2 gene encoding V-type proton ATPase subunit C 1-B isoform X3 — protein sequence MLTNVSDHFPPSSDHDMNQRALQSPLKAYLKSLRVDLMSYVTKFQWDKAKYPTALPLCSLVDIINKEVSQVELELKSRAAAYNSVKASLQSLKHKQEENLQTRSLNDIVRREDLVTSEYLTTLLVVVLRGSYVQWERTYESLSQFVVPRSSRKLYEDKEGGIFSVTLFKRAVCEFKAKAHESKFTVREYSFDLEEKQQQEMKQLRVHKKEQYGIFVRWLKVNFNEVFVAWIHLKALRVFVESVLRYGLPVNYQALLLQTDKKRSKKLREELTSLFMHLDPTATVSKTDANCDIPGLSQQEYFSYICFHIHTNMLEIS from the exons ATGTTAACTAATGTGTCTGATCACTTTCCCCCCTCATCAGACCACGACATGAATCAGAGAGCCCTCCAGTCTCCCTTAAAGGCGTACCTCAAGTCTCTGAGGG tggaCCTGATGAGCTACGTGACAAAGTTTCAGTGGGACAAAGCCAAATATCCCAcagctctgcctctctgcagcctggTAGATATTATCAACAAG GAAGTTTCTCAGGTGGAGTTGGAATTAAAATCCCGAGCTGCGGCGTACAACAGTGTGAAAGCGAGCCTGCAAAGCCTCAAGCACAAACAAGA GGAAAATTTGCAAACTCGGAGTCTGAATGACATAGTGAGGAGAGAAGACCTGGTGACCTCAGAGTACCTCACCACTCTACTAGTAGTGGTGCTCAG AGGGAGCTATGTGCAGTGGGAGAGGACCTATGAATCTTTGTCACAGTTTGTGGTTCCGCGGTCGAGCAG GAAACTCTACGAGGATAAAGAGGGAGGCATTTTCTCTGTTACACTTTTCAAAAGAGCTGTGTGTGAATTCAAAGCCAAAGCCCACGAGAGCAA GTTCACCGTGCGCGAGTACAGCTTTGATCTggaggagaagcagcagcaggagatgaAGCAACTTCGTGTTCACAAGAAGGAACAATAT GGAATCTTTGTGCGCTGGCTGAAGGTGAATTTCAATGAGGTGTTTGTTGCCTGGATTCACTTGAAAGCGTTGAGGGTGTTTGTGGAATCAGTCCTCAG GTATGGATTACCTGTGAACTATCAGGCCCTtctgctgcagacagacaagaaGCGTTCAAAGAAACTGAGAGAAGAGCTCACCTCATTGTTCATGCATCTGGACCCCACTGCCACTGTCAGCAAGACAGAT GCAAACTGTGACATCCCAGGACTCTCTCAGCAGGAGTACTTCTCCTACATCTGCTTCCATATCCACACCAACATGCTGGAAATCAGCTAG